Proteins encoded by one window of bacterium:
- a CDS encoding aspartate aminotransferase family protein, translating into MAKTFSTTPRTVKPVDTPNRKIKTAIPVPESLPIIESLRRNEPLSMSGQPLVLWSHAQGATVWDKWGNQWIDWSSGVLITNAGHNHPKINKAILDQVKGGLLTSYCFPNDPRAELAQLLVDVTPPSMDKAFILTTGSETVECAFKLMRTYGLKKYGKHKITVVSFERDFHGRTLGAQMLGGSPALKEWIVNLDPNIVQVPFPDGFRTPDTSFGLFEKSLAAKGITPDMVAGVLMETYQGGGASFAPPEYVQALRKWCDANGALFCCDEVQAGFGRCGTMFGWENYGILPDLACFGKGISSSLPISAVVGRKEVMDLYGPNEMTSTHTGNPVCAAAAVANIKAILEEKIVEHGAAMGRILHEGLKAIQKKFPAVIGSVQGKGMVAGLHMVKKGGIEPDGDLAWNIINSCVEKGLLMFSPVGMGSATVKINPPLVIEEGALREGLAVLEEAIAENV; encoded by the coding sequence TTGGCCAAGACATTCAGCACCACACCCAGGACCGTAAAGCCGGTCGACACGCCAAACCGCAAGATCAAGACCGCCATCCCGGTGCCCGAGTCCCTGCCCATTATCGAGAGCCTGCGCCGCAACGAGCCGCTCTCGATGAGCGGCCAGCCGCTGGTGCTCTGGAGCCACGCACAGGGAGCCACGGTCTGGGACAAGTGGGGCAACCAGTGGATCGACTGGTCGAGCGGCGTGCTGATCACCAACGCCGGGCACAACCATCCCAAGATCAACAAGGCCATCCTGGACCAGGTCAAGGGGGGGCTGCTCACCAGCTACTGTTTCCCCAACGACCCGCGCGCCGAGCTGGCCCAGCTCCTGGTGGATGTCACCCCGCCCTCGATGGACAAGGCTTTCATCCTGACCACCGGCAGCGAGACCGTGGAATGCGCGTTCAAGCTGATGCGCACCTACGGCCTGAAAAAGTACGGCAAGCACAAGATCACCGTGGTCTCGTTCGAGCGGGATTTCCACGGCCGCACCCTGGGCGCGCAGATGCTGGGCGGCAGCCCGGCACTGAAGGAATGGATTGTCAACCTGGACCCGAACATTGTCCAGGTGCCGTTCCCGGATGGGTTCCGCACGCCCGACACCAGCTTCGGACTGTTCGAGAAATCATTGGCCGCCAAGGGTATTACGCCTGACATGGTGGCTGGCGTGCTGATGGAGACCTACCAGGGCGGCGGCGCCAGTTTCGCGCCGCCCGAGTACGTGCAGGCGCTGCGTAAGTGGTGTGACGCCAACGGCGCCCTGTTCTGCTGCGATGAGGTCCAGGCCGGGTTCGGCCGCTGCGGCACCATGTTCGGCTGGGAGAACTACGGCATCCTGCCCGACCTGGCCTGTTTCGGCAAGGGCATCTCGAGCAGCCTGCCGATCTCGGCCGTGGTCGGCCGCAAGGAAGTGATGGACCTGTACGGCCCGAACGAGATGACCAGCACCCACACCGGCAACCCGGTCTGCGCCGCCGCGGCGGTGGCCAACATCAAGGCCATCCTCGAGGAGAAGATCGTGGAGCACGGCGCCGCGATGGGCCGTATCCTGCACGAGGGCCTCAAGGCCATCCAGAAGAAGTTCCCGGCGGTGATCGGCTCGGTGCAGGGCAAGGGCATGGTGGCCGGGCTGCACATGGTCAAAAAGGGCGGCATCGAGCCGGACGGCGACCTGGCCTGGAACATCATCAACTCCTGCGTGGAGAAAGGCCTTCTTATGTTCTCCCCGGTGGGCATGGGCAGCGCCACGGTGAAGATCAACCCGCCGCTGGTGATCGAGGAGGGCGCCCTGCGCGAGGGCCTGGCCGTGCTGGAAGAGGCAATCGCCGAGAACGTCTGA
- a CDS encoding NAD-dependent epimerase/dehydratase family protein: MRVLITGGAGFIGSHLAEHFSVSGAEVRVLDNLRTGYLRNLDGLTCDFRRGSVTEAAELAAAMDGVELVFHLAAMVSVPESVEHPDECVRINTLGTLNVLAAAKKAGVRKVVLASSAAVYGDNPQVPKREDMLPEPKSPYAVTKLDGEYYLRMYRDAWALDTVSLRFFNVFGPRQDPSSHYAAAVPIFIHRALRHQDIVIFGDGAQVRDFVYVKDLVRAILMGVERGRDVYNVGRGEYITILELARRIVQITGSRSKIVFAAERPGDIRASYADISRLCALGYNPSADLETGLAATIQYFSALME; encoded by the coding sequence ATGCGTGTCCTGATAACCGGTGGAGCGGGCTTTATCGGCAGCCATCTGGCGGAGCATTTTTCGGTCTCCGGCGCCGAGGTTCGGGTGCTGGACAACCTGCGCACCGGCTACCTGCGCAACCTTGACGGGCTGACTTGCGATTTCCGCCGCGGCTCGGTCACCGAGGCTGCGGAGCTGGCCGCGGCCATGGACGGGGTGGAGCTGGTATTCCACCTGGCGGCGATGGTCAGCGTGCCGGAGAGCGTGGAGCACCCGGACGAGTGCGTGCGGATCAACACCCTGGGGACGCTGAACGTGCTGGCCGCGGCGAAAAAGGCCGGGGTGCGCAAGGTGGTGCTGGCCAGCAGCGCGGCGGTCTACGGCGACAACCCGCAAGTGCCCAAGCGCGAGGACATGCTGCCCGAGCCCAAGAGCCCCTACGCGGTGACCAAGCTGGACGGGGAATACTACCTGCGGATGTACCGTGACGCCTGGGCCCTGGACACGGTGAGCCTGCGCTTCTTCAACGTGTTCGGGCCGCGCCAGGACCCCTCCAGCCACTACGCGGCCGCAGTGCCAATTTTCATCCACCGCGCCCTGCGGCATCAGGACATCGTGATCTTCGGCGACGGGGCCCAGGTGCGGGATTTCGTCTACGTGAAAGACCTGGTCCGGGCGATCCTGATGGGCGTGGAGCGGGGGCGGGATGTCTACAATGTCGGGCGCGGGGAGTACATCACCATCCTGGAGCTGGCCCGGCGGATCGTCCAGATCACCGGCTCGCGCTCGAAGATCGTATTCGCCGCCGAGCGGCCCGGGGACATCCGCGCCAGTTACGCCGACATCTCCCGTCTGTGCGCTCTGGGCTATAACCCCTCGGCGGACCTCGAAACCGGGCTGGCCGCCACTATCCAGTATTTCAGCGCGTTGATGGAGTGA
- a CDS encoding DUF362 domain-containing protein — protein sequence MEIGRKEFLKVLGAGALAAGLAGCGGGAKTEGAGNGASGEAATQRRREPVKTGGPVLSVATGADPEAITRRAIQELGGMGLFISRGDKVMIKPNIGWDRVPEQAATTNPTVVATLVALCLEAGAAKVYVLDNTINDPRRCYVRSGIKEAAEKAGAECPFVEDFNFKKAEVGGELIKQWPVYQPALEVDKIINAPIAKHHSLSRLTVGMKNFYGLMGGRRNQLHQDVHLSIAEMTRFFAPTLTVVDAVRILTGNGPSGGSLTDVKKTDTVIASLDPVAADSRAAGLFGIDPVEIRYLTLGQQMGLGSISPDASLVREVSL from the coding sequence ATGGAGATCGGACGCAAGGAATTTCTGAAAGTGCTCGGGGCCGGCGCTCTGGCGGCCGGACTGGCCGGCTGCGGCGGTGGCGCGAAGACTGAAGGTGCTGGAAACGGAGCCTCTGGCGAGGCGGCCACGCAGCGTCGCCGCGAACCGGTCAAGACCGGCGGCCCGGTGCTGAGCGTAGCCACCGGGGCCGACCCCGAGGCGATCACCCGCCGGGCGATCCAGGAACTGGGCGGCATGGGCCTGTTCATCTCGCGCGGCGACAAGGTGATGATAAAGCCCAATATCGGCTGGGACCGCGTGCCCGAGCAGGCCGCCACGACCAACCCGACCGTGGTGGCCACCCTGGTGGCGCTCTGCCTGGAGGCGGGCGCGGCCAAGGTCTACGTGCTGGACAACACGATCAACGACCCGCGGCGCTGCTACGTGCGCAGCGGGATCAAGGAGGCGGCCGAGAAAGCCGGCGCCGAATGCCCGTTCGTCGAGGATTTCAATTTCAAGAAAGCCGAGGTGGGCGGTGAGCTGATCAAGCAGTGGCCGGTCTACCAGCCGGCCCTGGAGGTGGACAAGATCATCAACGCCCCCATCGCCAAGCATCACAGCCTGAGCCGTCTGACCGTGGGCATGAAGAATTTCTACGGCCTGATGGGCGGGCGGCGCAACCAGTTGCACCAGGATGTGCACCTGAGCATCGCCGAGATGACCCGTTTCTTCGCCCCCACCCTGACCGTGGTCGACGCCGTGCGCATCCTCACCGGCAACGGCCCCTCGGGCGGGAGCCTGACCGATGTTAAGAAGACCGACACCGTGATCGCCTCGCTCGACCCGGTGGCTGCGGACAGCCGTGCGGCCGGACTGTTCGGGATCGACCCGGTCGAGATACGCTACCTGACACTGGGCCAGCAGATGGGCCTCGGCTCGATCAGCCCCGACGCCTCACTGGTCCGGGAGGTGAGCCTCTGA